Proteins co-encoded in one Fusarium musae strain F31 chromosome 3, whole genome shotgun sequence genomic window:
- the TOP2 gene encoding DNA topoisomerase 2 (BUSCO:EOG0926073O) yields the protein MDSDASMFSLGEESDGYVPETKAKPKAAPKKAAARPPVKKMVQTTLKTKSAPKKRPTPESDDDDISVASGFSNTPPKAKKQKKEPAVSKSSGAPLEELENDSMVIDSPAKPGKKKTATEMYTKLSQLEHILKRPDTYIGSVERTEQQMWVLSKETQLMEYKNVSFVPGLYKIFDEILVNAADNKQRDGSMTYMKINIDRENGVISVENNGKGIPIVIHEKEKIYIPELIFGHLLAGSNFDDDEKKTVGGRNGYGAKLCNVFSTEFNLECQDSEHGKRYKQTWRNNMQTMEKAKITSSKTSDFTRVTFKPDFKRFGMEDGIDDDLESLLYRRVYDMVGTIRGIKVYLNGEQIKIKDFKAYCDLYAKSIAKERSTEEGGAPTCTVEMDKDKSHPRWEVGFAVSDGTFQQVSFVNSIATTSGGTHVNYIADQVTEALLKALNKKRKGHALKQNHLKNHIFIFVNCYINNPAFTSQTKEQMTTKPSQFGSKCKLGEDFLKKIAKSDALQNILDFAEKKADKMLAKGDGNKRSRVNNAKLVEANFAGTRRGHECTLILTEGDSAKGLAVSGRAILDPDRIGVFPLRGKLLNVRDASVDQIMKNAEIQNIKQFLGLKHKQTYTDTKNLRYGHLMIMADQDHDGSHIKGLLINFLQVQFPSLLKIPDFFREFITPIVKVWQGPNPKKPQRLKSFFTQPEYEEWKEDHKNELTRWHSKYFKGLGTSSNEDAQVYFTNLDDHLKEFDTMKPEEADLLELAFSKKKADARKEWLGSFVPGTYLDHSTKSITYSDFINRELILFSMADNMRSIPSVLDGFKPGQRKVIYACFKRNLVKDKKVVELAGYVSEQTAYHHGEQSLQQTIIGLAQNFVGSNNINCLEPSGNFGSRLAGGSDAASPRYTFTRLSPFARKIFHPMDEPNLMHHYEDGKKIEPMVYAPILPMVLVNGADGIGTGWSTSIPNYHPMDIVKNLKRRMGRLDDNDLEEKPFETMMPWFRGWKGTPEVAGPDRYKFNGIAYHNEQKDNEVVITELPIRMWTDDFKGKLEKIIAGVDGPAWIKDYKEFNDHSTVHFEIAVDDKHMGKVLEEGVLERFKLTKQVATSNLVAFDTRGMIRKYEKVEDILEEFYLYRLDMYTDRKKHWLGVFHADYRKLKNQARFIKEIIDGQLVVGKKKKTVLVQELRDRDYEAFPPGGEKKKTADEEDDDADENQDVEGDLEGGARDYDYLLSMPIWSLTAERLEKLKQAIEKKKAEHDELLALSEKDIWCRDLDDFTAEWETQLAVDAEIKTSIRRMGRRVSKKIGAGTARGRKVKDDDEYEPDKKGRGRPKATALKATAKPAPKVETKSAQRFAEMFSSKPKVKKEPSADVMELSDLSDDDYAALSRSKSSAPAIKNSESPPTEKPDNPRVKRAAASKVKAIIDDDSESDDDQMLGDVGALVKGIDKPAGDRERGRFSLHAMNRPDSSQGNASVSGPSKSRPKSAKAFDFDDDSPDDTNYELLAKSSPHKTATKDDHIDSFLSDDEPFVAPSKSAAAKSKPTSTDSEDPTPAGLATVKKGRGRPAAAKSKEPAKPKAAPKATKTAASKVASRPVTKQTTLSPAAKAYAAKKAVKKSVLDDDSDEDMADPDSPPPKASSRARPGRAAASRRPIIVDDDSSVMQQDDESDDPFEVDDDED from the exons atgGACTCCGATGCGTCCATGTTCAGTCTTGGGGAGGAGTCAGATGGCTATGTCCCTGAAACC AAGGCGAAACCCAAAGCTGCACCAAAGAAGGCTGCTGCGCGGCCGCCCGTCAAAAAGATGGTGCAAACAACCCTTAAAACGAAGAGCGCACCCAAAAAGCGCCCAACACCGGAgagcgacgacgatgatatAAGCGTTGCCTCAGGTTTCTCAAACACACctcccaaggccaagaagcaaaagaaggaaCCTGCAGTCAGCAAGTCTTCTGGTGCGCCattggaggagcttgagaatgATAGCATGGTGATTGACAGCCCCGCCAAACCTGGCAAGAAGAAAACGGCCACCGAAATGTACACGAAGCTGTCGCAACTAGAGCACATCCTCAAGCGACCCGATACATACATCGGCTCTGTTGAGAGGACGGAACAACAGATGTGGGTTCTGAGCAAAGAGACCCAGTTGATGGAGTACAAGAACGTCAGCTTTGTTCCTGGTCTCTACAAGATTTTTGACGAAATCTTGGTCAACGCTGCCGACAATAAGCAGCGCGATGGCTCCATGACTTACATGAAGATCAATATCGATCGTGAGAACGGTGTGATCAGCGTCGAAAACAACGGAAAGGGTATTCCTATTGTTATTCACGAAAAGGAGAAGATATACATTCCTGAGCTTATCTTCGGACATCTGTTGGCGGGTTCCAActtcgacgacgacgagaagaaaACCGTTGGTGGTCGTAACGGTTACGGTGCCAAGCTGTGTAACGTCTTCAGTACCGAATTCAACCTTGAATGCCAAGACAGTGAGCACGGCAAGAGGTACAAACAGACCTGGAGAAACAACATGCAGACGATGGAGAAGGCCAAAatcaccagcagcaagaccTCAGACTTCACCCGAGTAACCTTTAAGCCCGACTTCAAGCGCTTTGGTATGGAAGATGGCAtcgatgatgatctcgagTCTCTCCTCTACCGTAGAGTTTATGACATGGTGGGCACGATCCGAGGAATCAAGGTTTATCTCAACGGCGAGCAAATTAAGATCAAGGATTTCAAAGCCTACTGTGATCTCTATGCCAAGTCCATCGCCAAGGAGAGAAGCACAGAAGAGGGAGGCGCTCCGACCTGTACTGTTGAGATGGATAAAGACAAGTCGCATCCTCGATGGGAAGTTGGTTTCGCTGTTTCTGATGGTACTTTCCAGCAAGTTTCCTTCGTTAACTCGATCGCCACAACCAGCGGAGGCACTCATGTCAACTACATCGCCGACCAGGTCACTGAAGCTCTTCTCAAGGCTTTgaacaagaagcgcaagggtCATGCTCTGAAGCAGAATCATCTGAAGAATcatatcttcatctttgTCAACTGTTACATCAACAATCCAGCCTTTACTTCGCAAACAAAGGAGCAGATGaccaccaagccaagccagttTGGTAGCAAATGCAAACTGGGTGAGGACTTCCTCAAGAAGATTGCAAAATCTGATGCTCTTCAAAATATCTTGGAttttgctgagaagaaggccgacAAAATGTTGGCCAAGGGTGATGGAAACAAACGAAGCCGAGTAAACAACGCAAAGCTCGTCGAAGCCAACTTTGCTGGCACCAGAAGAGGTCACGAATGCACTCTGATCTTGACAGAAGGTGACTCTGCCAAAGGTTTGGCAGTTTCTGGTCGTGCCATTCTCGACCCTGACCGCATTGGTGTTTTCCCGCTTCGTGGAAAGCTTCTTAATGTGCGAGACGCTTCAGTTGACCAAATTATGAAGAACGCCGAAATTCAGAACATTAAACAGTTCCTGGGTCTCAAGCACAAGCAAACGTACACAGACACGAAGAATCTTAGATATGGCCATCTGATGATCATGGCTGATCAGGATCACGATGGTAGTCATATCAAGGGACTTCTCATCAATTTTCTCCAAGTTCAGTTTCCATCGCTTCTCAAAATCCCTGACTTCTTCCGAGAGTTCATCACCCCTATCGTCAAGGTTTGGCAGGGTCCCAATCCCAAGAAGCCCCAGCGATTAAAGTCATTCTTCACACAGCCTGAATACGAGGAGTGGAAGGAAGATCACAAAAACGAACTCACTCGATGGCACTCCAAATACTTCAAGGGTCTGGGAACCAGCTCCAACGAAGACGCACAAGTCTATTTCACCAACCTCGATGATCACTTGAAGGAATTCGACACCATGAAGCCTGAGGAAGCTGACCTACTGGAGCTGGCTTTCTCCAAGAAGAAAGCAGATGCCAGAAAGGAGTGGCTTGGTAGCTTCGTCCCGGGCACATACCTCGATCACTCAACCAAGTCAATCACATATTCCGACTTTATCAACAGAGAACTTATTCTCTTCAGTATGGCTGACAACATGCGATCTATCCCCTCCGTGCTGGATGGCTTCAAGCCGGGTCAGCGAAAGGTCATATATGCCTGCTTCAAGAGAAACCTcgtcaaagacaagaaggtCGTTGAATTGGCTGGTTATGTCTCTGAGCAGACTGCCTATCACCACGGTGAACAGTCTCTCCAACAGACTATCATTGGCCTGGCCCAGAACTTCGTCGGTTCAAACAACATCAACTGTCTGGAACCCAGTGGAAATTTCGGTTCTCGACTTGCCGGTGGATCTGATGCTGCCAGTCCTCGTTACACCTTCACTCGTCTGTCTCCATTCGCCCGCAAGATCTTCCACCCCATGGATGAGCCAAACTTGATGCATCATTATGAAGACGGCAAGAAAATCGAGCCAATGGTGTATGCTCCAATCCTCCCCATGGTTCTGGTCAACGGTGCCGATGGTATTGGTACAGGTTGGAGCACTTCCATTCCCAATTATCATCCGATGGATATTGTCAAAAACCTGAAGCGTCGAATGGGTCGCTTGGACGATAACGATCTTGAGGAAAAGCCTTTCGAAACCATGATGCCCTGGTTCCGTGGCTGGAAGGGTACACCCGAGGTTGCTGGCCCTGACCGGTACAAGTTCAATGGTATTGCCTATCACAACGAACAGAAGGATAACGAAGTTGTCATCACCGAGCTGCCTATTCGTATGTGGACCGATGACTTCAAGGGCAAACTGGAGAAGATTATCGCCGGTGTTGATGGCCCAGCTTGGATCAAGGATTACAAGGAATTCAACGATCACAGCACTGTTCACTTCGAGATCGCTGTGGATGATAAGCATATGGGCAAGGTCCTTGAAGAAGGCGTCCTCGAGCGCTTCAAGTTGACCAAGCAAGTCGCCACCTCCAATTTGGTTGCTTTCGACACCCGAGGCATGATTCGCAAGTACGAGAAGGTGGAGGATATCCTTGAGGAATTCTATCTATACCGTCTCGACATGTATACTGACCGAAAG AAACATTGGTTAGGCGTATTCCATGCGGACTATCGTAAGCTCAAGAACCAAGCCCGGTTCATCAAGGAAATCATCGATGGACAGCTTGTggttggcaagaagaagaagaccgtGCTGGTGCAAGAACTTCGAGATCGCGATTACGAGGCTTTCCCCCCTGgtggtgagaagaagaagaccgcagatgaagaagatgatgatgccgatgagAATCAGGACGTGGAGGGTGATTTGGAGGGTGGTGCTCGCGACTACGACTACCTCCTCTCG ATGCCCATCTGGTCCCTGACAGCTGAGCGTCTTGAGAAACTCAAGCAAGctatcgagaagaagaaggcggaGCACGATGAGCTCCTTGCCCTCAGTGAGAAGGATATCTGGTGTCGCGACCTCGATGACTTCACGGCCGAATGGGAGACTCAGCTTgcagttgatgctgagatcaAGACGAGCATCCGTCGCATGGGCCGCCGCGTTTCTAAAAAGATAGGTGCTGGCACCGCTCGTGGCCGCAAAGtcaaggatgacgacgagtaTGAGCCCGACAAGAAGGGCCGCGGAAGGCCAAAGGCTACAGCGTTGAAGGCAACCGCTAAACCAGCGCCCAAGGTAGAGACCAAGAGTGCTCAGCGGTTTGCTGAGATGTTCAGCTCCAAgccaaaggtcaagaaggaacCCAGTGCTGATGTTATGGAGCTGTCGGATCTTTCTGACGATGATTATGCCGCTCTCAGTCGCAGCAAATCATCCGCACCTGCGATCAAGAACTCCGAATCACCTCCAACCGAGAAGCCGGATAATCCACGGGTCAAACGAGCGGCGGcgtccaaggtcaaggcaaTTATCGACGATGACTCCGAGAGTGACGATGATCAGATGCTTGGCGATGTTGGTGCCTTGGTCAAGGGCATCGATAAGCCAGCTGGCGACCGCGAAAGGGGCAGGTTTAGTCTACACGCCATGAACCGGCCAGACTCTAGCCAGGGCAACGCCAGCGTGAGCGGACCGTCCAAGTCGAGGCCCAAATCAGCCAAAGCTTTCGACTTCGATGACGACAGTCCTGACGATACCAACTATGAGCTTCTCGCCAAGTCGTCGCCACACAAGACGGCCACCAAGGATGATCACATAGACAGCTTCCTTTCTGACGATGAGCCTTTTGTTGCTCCATCCAAGTCAGCTGCGGCCAAGTCTAAGCCTACCAGCACGGATTCTGAAGATCCAACACCGGCCGGTCTTGCTACTGTCAAGAAGGGTCGTGGTCGTCCCGCTGCTGCGAAGAGCAAAGAGCCAGCGAAGCCAAAGGCTGCCCCCAAAGCAACCAAGACAGCTGCATCAAAGGTTGCTTCGCGTCCAGTAACTAAACAGACCACTCTATCGCCAGCAGCAAAGGCTTACGCTGCTAAGAAGGCTGTCAAGAAATCTGTCCTTGACGACGATTCAGATGAGGATATGGCGGACCCAGATTCGCCCCCTCCTAAGGCATCCTCAAGAGCGAGACCAGGACGTGCCGCTGCCTCGAGACGGCCAATCATTGTTGACGACGACTCATCAGTCATGCAGCAAGACGATGAGAGTGACGACCCTTTCGAGgtcgacgatgacgaggattAG
- a CDS encoding hypothetical protein (EggNog:ENOG41~BUSCO:EOG092648LP): MSSEEPQSLRSLYEAAEEKRRALDNAFEATSPAYRSDLEAALSLYSSARDQISALALFSSNEGLEDVSTSDLPYLLLDAHVAELVQKTPNQSLDQRLEVLSKSRAAYERFLATVDSYGLVQNPYDRVLERYRDDPERFAVVASNDAAARRDGKIANYRAEKALKEKLETLRRNPRYLDDGDEELVRELYLTQITFAVHSALQALDSLNREVEILAQAPRPLAPSATNAPSPEDHSSRLDQPLRRLHSIQAGPLLSKQGKPLQPFTLLGSRDQMSRDVFRSGHNLPTMSIDEYLEEERRQGNILQGGVEPKKVVDEDDMEAIDRETYKQREWDEFVDHNPKGAGNTLNRG, encoded by the coding sequence ATGTCTTCAGAAGAACCCCAATCCCTGCGCTCTCTCTACGAAGCCGCTGAAGAAAAGCGCCGCGCTTTAGATAACGCCTTCGAGGCAACTTCGCCCGCCTACCGCTCTGATCTTGAAGCTGCACTATCCCTCTACTCCTCCGCGCGCGACCAAATCTCAGCTCTTGCCCTTTTCTCCTCCAACGAAGGGCTCGAGGACGTCTCTACATCAGACCTCCCTTATCTCCTTCTCGACGCCCACGTTGCGGAGCTCGTACAAAAGACCCCCAACCAAAGCCTTGACCAACGCCTTGAGGTCCTCTCCAAGTCTCGCGCCGCCTACGAGCGCTTCCTCGCCACCGTCGACAGCTATGGACTAGTGCAGAATCCTTACGACCGCGTACTCGAGCGGTATCGCGACGATCCTGAGAgatttgctgttgttgctagTAATGATGCTGCGGCGCGACGAGACGGCAAGATTGCGAATTATCGCGCTGAAAAGGCGCTAAAAGAGAAGCTGGAAACATTGAGACGGAATCCACGATACCTGGACGACGGCGACGAGGAGCTCGTGCGGGAGCTTTACCTGACACAAATCACTTTCGCAGTGCATTCTGCGCTTCAGGCGCTGGACTCATTAAATCGCGAGGTGGAGATTCTTGCCCAGGCACCTCGACCGCTTGCGCCCTCAGCTACAAATGCGCCATCTCCCGAAGATCACTCTTCCCGACTTGATCAGCCTCTACGCCGTCTACACTCCATCCAAGCTGGTCCTCTACTGTCTAAACAAGGCAAACCTTTGCAGCCATTTACGCTGCTTGGTTCAAGGGATCAAATGTCAAGAGACGTGTTTCGCTCAGGGCACAACTTGCCGACCATGTCCATTGATGAATATCtcgaggaagagaggagacAAGGAAATATTCTCCAGGGCGGTGTGGAACCGAAGAAGGTGGTGGATGAGGACGACATGGAAGCTATAGATCGTGAGACGTATAAGCAGCGCGAGTGGGATGAGTTCGTTGATCATAATCCCAAGGGAGCAGGAAATACTCTCAATAGAGGTTGA
- a CDS encoding hypothetical protein (EggNog:ENOG41), translating to MDVPNDWQIEQAHVAWDDLADQSNHQPQHSTQTAQQSEAQPQSQSPHTHHLLGIATHLALEEPSPAPAPLSSWTGPSFNKGNNFYGGHLPKLLPTKDVEQTRLFELYRLHMVSFELNQGDTLVFIDYPVHHKGVLDYTDCNGIVYKSQKFQVHSSKLLETGSPKFAELLGPTYQFKIQRRRKMVNKLPDGIKYLLDLTPPSEGDELVFQMTELSLTPGIIKWWSSHILNGVDPFLVCGHDDICKCNRQPKRAENNKDIDANSEHDSTTPTEANANTGYRLKSLKLDPERALQLKATNKNAYETPLYRQIPDYCPIRHRNGIVRLLMLIEGKGCILDSAPRLFTILKLSCLFECSSMLTDRVTQWIMHGQNTAFIEVLPEEALQIGSLLKIPSVMDSAFRILVNELALKLADTNPANNNAHSQTTIFGRRLGQLPDELSNIVQHGAQALVDRVSEINKTYTNPNLFASWDIDEWAKLQVTEQLLEQENSPLSQIALGKLRLLMSALTREFTHAWEEAIESAPVDSHSTYNGIDRDRLTYVEPKDFDNMTCLMMLFNPIQMLLCAVPYNDLGVELDNQRWNHSRCKLDGYKHKSYSGLVQEATDALDDFLACTPGLSNNLLWSRILTLGDREFPEMGTRPSRIPIVSLNTLEAAVKDRLRPLTLSWRRENFWPPLNLTRHLLLTLTENELKYLPLWCGGNDDGSGGVFGDAIPSADLLVAPNGPGPSFHTGHTISTPSSVCGSIIEDMDALRVWGSTSAASMTQDRRIALESSFTLGESDVEFTDARYAIPADHQTMGEAVNMTVETTDSESASAIEALSSKRDDSDDDDCMWDSDDSDDTIA from the exons ATGGATGTCCCGAATGACTGGCAGATCGAACAAGCACATGTTGCCTGGGATGATCTGGCTGATCAAAGcaaccaccaacctcaaCATAGCACTCAAACTGCTCAGCAAAGCGAGGCCCAACCGCAATCTCAGTCCCCACatactcatcatcttcttggtatAGCTACTCACTTGGCCCTCGAAGAGCCATCACCCGCACCAGCCCCTCTATCAAGCTGGACGGGTCCTTCCTTCAACAAAGGAAACAATTTTTATGGTGGCCATTTGCCGAAACTTCTACCAACAAAGGATGTCGAACAGACTCGGCTGTTTGAGCTCTATCGACTGCATATGGTGTCCTTCGAACTCAATCAGGGGGACACTCTTGTGTTTATCGACTATCCTGTCCATCATAAAGGCGTTCTCGACTACACCGACTGCAATGGCATAGTCTATAAGTCACAGAAGTTTCAAGTTCACTCGAGCAAGCTGCTCGAGACCGGTTCTCCCAAATTCGCTGAACTTCTTGGCCCTACATACCAATTCAAAATCCAACGCCGTCGTAAGATGGTCAACAAACTGCCCGACGGTATCAAGTATTTGCTTGATCTGACTCCACCCTCGGAAGGAGATGAGTTAGTGTTCCAGATGACCGAGCTGTCTCTAACTCCTGGGATCATTAAATGGTGGAGCTCACATATTCTTAATGGCGTTGATCCATTCTTAGTTTGTG GCCATGATGATATTTGTAAGTGCAACAGACAGCCGAAACGCGCAGAAAACAACAAAGATATCGACGCAAATTCCGAGCATGACAGCACAACACCCACTGAGGCGAACGCAAACACCGGCTACAGGCTTAAATCACTGAAGCTTGATCCAGAGCGTGCGCTACAGCTGAAAGCAACGAATAAAAATGCGTACGAGACACCTCTATATCGGCAAATTCCTGATTATTGCCCAATTCGCCACCGAAATGGCATCGTGAGGCTGCTCATGTTGATCGAAGGCAAAGGATGTATCCTGGATTCGGCCCCGAGATTGTTCACCATCTTGAAGTTGAGTTGCCTCTTCGAATGCAGCTCCATGCTTACCGACCGTGTTACCCAATGGATAATGCACGGCCAGAACACTGCTTTTATTGAGGTCTTGCCCGAGGAAGCCTTGCAAATTGGGTCTCTGCTCAAGATTCCTTCTGTAATGGACTCTGCTTTCAGGATCCTCGTCAACGAGCTCGCCCTCAAACTGGCTGACACCAACCCAGCGAACAATAATGCCCACAGCCAGACGACGATATTTGGGAGACGACTGGGCCAACTTCCCGATGAACTCAGCAACATTGTGCAGCATGGGGCACAAGCACTCGTCGATAGAGTATCAGAAATCAACAAGACCTACACGAACCCAAATTTGTTCGCTTCATGGGACATTGATGAATGGGCCAAGCTGCAAGTAACCGAGCAGCTCCTTGAGCAGGAAAACAGCCCTTTGAGCCAAATTGCTTTGGGAAAGCTTCGTCTTCTCATGAGTGCTCTGACTCGCGAATTTACGCACGCATGGGAGGAGGCGATAGAATCAGCACCAGTGGATAGTCATTCAACATACAACGGAATAGACCGAGACCGCCTGACATACGTGGAACCCAAGGATTTTGACAATATGACTTGCCTCATGATGTTGTTTAATCCGATTCAGATGCTACTCTGTGCTGTGCCCTACAATGATCTCGGTGTTGAACTGGATAATCAAAGATGGAATCACAGCAGGTGCAAACTGGATGGATACAAGCACAAATCATACAGCGGCCTTGTGCAAGAAGCAACAGACGCCCTCGACGACTTTCTTGCATGCACGCCGGGGCTATCCAACAATCTGTTATGGAGCCGTATTCTTACACTCGGAGACCGCGAATTCCCAGAAATGGGTACGCGTCCTTCACGCATACCTATCGTATCACTAAATACCCTTGAAGCTGCCGTGAAAGATAGGCTGAGGCCGCTAACTCTTTCGTGGAGACGAGAAAATTTCTGGCCTCCTCTCAACTTGACCCGCCATTTACTCCTCACTCTCACCGAAAACGAACTCAAATACCTTCCTCTGTGGTGTGGAGGTAATGATGACGGAAGCGGAGGCGTATTTGGGGACGCAATTCCCTCAGCAGACTTGCTGGTGGCACCCAATGGCCCTGGACCTAGTTTCCATACAGGTCACACGATATCAACCCCTTCGAGTGTCTGTGGTTCCATCATCGAGGACATGGATGCGCTACGAGTCTGGGGTAGTACGTCCGCTGCTTCAATGACCCAAGATAGACGCATCGCGTTAGAGTCTTCTTTTACCCTTGGTGAGTCTGATGTTGAGTTCACGGACGCCAGATACGCCATCCCCGCGGACCATCAGACAATGGGCGAAGCGGTCAACATGACGGTCGAGACAACCGACTCCGAGTCAGCGTCCGCAATCgaagccttgagctcaaaAAGAGAtgacagtgatgatgatgactgcaTGTGGGACTCTGATGACAGTGATGACACGATTGCCTAA